One genomic segment of Pandoraea sputorum includes these proteins:
- a CDS encoding aromatic ring-hydroxylating dioxygenase subunit alpha, with translation MLSEAKNQLLTQVGPGTPMGELLRRYWHPIGAESEFDEISVRPARLFGEDLVLYKDLSGNYGLVDRQCPHRRADLAYGFVEKCGLRCNYHGWLYDEKGQCTEQPYEDIANPQVRLKDRIKIKSYPVQAKAGMLWAYMGPLPAPLVPTWEPFTWANGFRQVVISEVPCNWFQCQENSIDPVHFEWMHSNWSVRLRGDTGPYAPTHTKLGFEEFEYGLIYKRVREDTDEKHPLWAVGRLALWPNVFCLGDHFEWRVPIDDENTLSITWAFNRVPREREPYVQATIPAWYGPVKDEATGQWISSHVMNQDFVAWVGQGRIADRTQENLGASDRGIAMLRRHFFDELDAVAQGRDPKGLVRDEATNECIDLPVAARRLFVDGLTREELKAHPIIGKHLKEYAFQYGQPEAVKRAFHDAMGVQIDEHGNVVNAPLGSAQHG, from the coding sequence ATGCTCAGCGAGGCAAAGAACCAGTTGTTGACGCAGGTCGGACCAGGCACGCCGATGGGGGAATTGCTGAGGCGCTATTGGCATCCGATCGGTGCCGAGAGCGAGTTCGACGAGATCTCGGTGCGACCGGCGCGTCTGTTCGGCGAAGACCTGGTGCTTTACAAGGATCTGTCCGGCAACTACGGGTTAGTGGATCGTCAATGTCCGCACCGTCGTGCCGATCTCGCGTATGGCTTCGTGGAGAAGTGCGGACTGCGCTGTAACTATCACGGCTGGCTTTACGACGAGAAGGGTCAATGCACCGAGCAGCCGTATGAGGACATCGCGAACCCGCAGGTGCGCCTGAAGGACCGGATCAAGATCAAGTCGTATCCGGTGCAGGCCAAGGCTGGCATGCTCTGGGCCTACATGGGCCCGTTGCCCGCGCCGCTCGTGCCGACATGGGAGCCGTTCACGTGGGCGAACGGTTTCCGTCAGGTCGTCATCTCGGAGGTACCGTGCAACTGGTTTCAGTGTCAGGAGAATTCCATCGATCCGGTGCACTTCGAGTGGATGCACTCGAACTGGAGCGTGCGCTTGCGCGGCGACACCGGCCCCTACGCGCCCACGCATACGAAGCTTGGTTTCGAGGAATTCGAGTACGGGCTGATCTACAAGCGCGTGCGTGAAGACACCGACGAGAAGCATCCACTGTGGGCCGTCGGTCGTCTCGCGCTGTGGCCGAACGTGTTTTGTCTCGGCGATCACTTCGAATGGCGCGTGCCTATCGACGACGAGAACACGCTCTCGATCACGTGGGCATTCAACCGTGTACCGCGCGAGCGCGAGCCCTACGTGCAGGCGACGATTCCTGCCTGGTATGGCCCGGTCAAGGACGAGGCGACGGGGCAATGGATCTCCAGCCACGTGATGAACCAGGACTTCGTCGCGTGGGTTGGCCAGGGACGCATTGCCGATCGCACGCAGGAGAATCTGGGGGCGAGCGATCGCGGTATTGCCATGCTGCGTCGTCACTTCTTCGACGAGCTCGATGCGGTTGCGCAAGGCCGCGATCCGAAGGGGCTTGTGCGTGACGAAGCCACGAACGAGTGCATCGATTTGCCTGTCGCCGCCCGGCGTCTCTTTGTCGACGGTTTGACCCGAGAGGAACTCAAGGCGCATCCGATCATCGGGAAGCATCTCAAGGAATACGCGTTCCAGTACGGGCAACCGGAAGCGGTGAAGCGTGCGTTCCACGACGCGATGGGGGTGCAGATCGACGAGCACGGCAACGTGGTGAATGCGCCGCTCGGGAGCGCGCAGCATGGCTGA
- a CDS encoding amidohydrolase family protein, with translation MIIDCHAHVSAPTELWAYKASLLASRGSHGRGRINVSDDEIRAAANRAETWPKGHLDYIREHGTDLQLVSPRPFQLMQSEKPSKLVHWFTEECNNIIYRQTQLFPETFAGVAGLPQTAGDPIEQALPELERCINELGFSGCLLNPDPFENGVAEAPPLGDRYWYPLYEKLCELDVPAHIHGTGSRSERVPYSLHFINEETIAVFGLVNSDVFKDFPDLKIVVSHGGGAIPYQIGRFDAPSLRRPNGQRFSDRLRNLYFDTVLYTEEALSLLIKTVGVDRCLFGTECPGVGSAVNPKTGRSMDDVRSLIDNLDWLSAQDRQKIFEDNARHVFRLPAKAA, from the coding sequence ATGATCATCGATTGCCATGCCCACGTGAGCGCACCGACCGAACTGTGGGCCTATAAGGCCAGCCTGCTGGCCAGCCGCGGCTCGCACGGGCGCGGACGCATTAATGTATCCGACGACGAAATCCGCGCCGCCGCCAATCGCGCAGAAACGTGGCCCAAGGGCCACCTGGACTACATCCGCGAACACGGCACCGACCTGCAACTGGTCTCGCCGAGACCGTTCCAACTGATGCAGTCGGAAAAGCCGTCGAAACTGGTGCATTGGTTCACCGAAGAGTGCAACAACATCATCTACCGCCAGACGCAGCTTTTCCCTGAGACGTTCGCGGGTGTCGCGGGTTTGCCGCAAACCGCCGGGGACCCGATCGAGCAGGCGCTGCCGGAGCTCGAACGCTGCATTAACGAGCTGGGCTTCTCGGGCTGCCTGCTCAACCCGGACCCGTTCGAGAACGGTGTGGCCGAGGCGCCGCCGCTGGGTGATCGCTACTGGTATCCGCTCTACGAAAAGCTGTGCGAGCTCGACGTGCCAGCGCACATTCACGGCACGGGCTCGCGCTCGGAGCGTGTGCCGTACTCGCTGCACTTCATCAACGAGGAAACCATTGCCGTGTTCGGCCTCGTGAACTCGGACGTCTTCAAGGACTTCCCGGACCTGAAGATCGTGGTGAGCCACGGCGGCGGGGCGATTCCGTATCAGATCGGCCGCTTCGACGCCCCGTCGCTGCGCCGCCCGAACGGCCAGCGATTCTCCGATCGCCTGCGCAATCTGTACTTCGATACGGTGCTCTACACCGAAGAGGCGCTGTCGCTGCTCATCAAGACGGTCGGCGTGGATCGCTGCCTGTTCGGCACCGAGTGCCCGGGCGTGGGGTCTGCGGTGAATCCGAAGACGGGCCGCTCGATGGACGATGTGCGTTCGCTCATCGACAACCTCGACTGGCTGAGCGCGCAGGACCGCCAGAAGATCTTCGAAGACAACGCGCGTCATGTCTTCCGTCTGCCCGCCAAGGCGGCATAA
- a CDS encoding RraA family protein → MDATPRNTSLATQFPFAGLPTVDVDFVRPDPALIARVAELPVATLHEAAGKIGALPAAIKPMAPSFRICGPALTVDAPPADNLWLHRALALARPDDVLVVRVAEHYDAGYWGEVMSTMGRARKLGGLVIDGCVRDGAILERFGFPVFARGLCIRGTGKDFAARGWIGYPVRIEDIVIQPGDVIVGDADGVVALPQASIDAIVGAAHEREAKEADIIRRLEAGEASLDIYGWNR, encoded by the coding sequence ATGGACGCCACTCCCCGCAACACATCGCTGGCAACGCAGTTTCCATTCGCCGGTTTGCCGACCGTCGACGTCGACTTCGTGCGGCCGGACCCGGCGCTCATCGCGCGCGTGGCCGAACTGCCCGTGGCCACGCTGCACGAGGCCGCCGGCAAGATCGGCGCGCTGCCCGCAGCGATCAAGCCGATGGCGCCGTCCTTTCGTATCTGCGGGCCGGCGCTGACGGTCGATGCGCCCCCGGCCGACAACCTCTGGCTGCATCGGGCGCTGGCACTCGCGCGGCCGGACGACGTGCTGGTGGTCCGCGTCGCCGAGCACTACGACGCCGGTTACTGGGGCGAAGTGATGTCGACGATGGGCCGCGCACGCAAGCTGGGCGGCCTGGTGATCGACGGCTGCGTGCGCGACGGCGCGATTCTGGAACGCTTCGGCTTCCCGGTATTCGCGCGAGGGCTGTGCATTCGCGGCACTGGCAAGGATTTCGCGGCGCGTGGGTGGATCGGCTATCCGGTGCGCATCGAAGACATCGTCATTCAACCGGGCGACGTGATCGTCGGCGATGCCGATGGTGTGGTGGCGCTGCCGCAGGCGTCGATCGACGCAATCGTGGGGGCTGCCCATGAACGCGAAGCCAAGGAGGCGGACATCATCCGTCGTCTGGAGGCGGGCGAAGCCTCACTGGACATTTACGGCTGGAATCGCTGA
- a CDS encoding hypothetical protein (extradiol catechol dioxygenase that catalyzes the oxidative cleavage of substituted catechols; part of the bacterial aromatic compound degradation pathway), whose protein sequence is MARIVFAMGCSHGPMLATPPQMWHLRAGADRKNQQHWFRGEAMAFDALLAARADESSRFAEAIAPEAMQERFDACQRALDTLAERFNEARADVVILLGNDQREVFKEDLTPSITVYAGERIENIPLTEAQVARLPPGVAIAEEGHCPPEGATYPGAPDVADALVRSLCDGHFDVARSVRLPGGEDRQHGIPHAFGFLYRRIMRDTPPPSVPIFLNVGVAPNQPRAARCLAFGHALRAAIEQLPDDLRVAVLASGGMTHFVIDEALDRHVLNAFAEYDEAALADISEPYFNGNTAEIKSWYPLAAAMHDIDWRMTLVDYVPCYRTEAGTGNAMAFAYWAPAK, encoded by the coding sequence ATGGCGCGAATCGTTTTCGCGATGGGCTGTTCGCACGGGCCGATGCTCGCGACGCCGCCCCAGATGTGGCATTTGCGCGCTGGCGCAGATCGCAAGAATCAGCAGCATTGGTTCCGCGGCGAGGCCATGGCCTTCGACGCGTTGCTGGCTGCTCGTGCCGACGAGTCGTCGCGTTTCGCAGAGGCCATCGCGCCCGAGGCCATGCAGGAGCGCTTCGACGCTTGCCAGCGCGCCCTCGACACGTTGGCCGAGCGCTTCAACGAGGCGCGCGCCGACGTGGTGATCCTGCTCGGCAACGATCAGCGCGAAGTCTTCAAGGAAGATCTCACGCCGTCGATCACCGTCTATGCGGGCGAGCGCATCGAGAACATTCCGCTCACCGAAGCACAGGTCGCACGTCTTCCGCCCGGCGTCGCCATCGCGGAGGAGGGGCATTGCCCGCCCGAAGGTGCCACGTATCCCGGTGCGCCCGACGTGGCCGACGCGCTTGTCAGGTCTTTGTGCGACGGGCATTTCGATGTGGCGAGATCGGTGCGGCTGCCCGGTGGCGAAGACCGTCAGCACGGCATACCGCACGCGTTCGGCTTTCTGTATCGCCGGATCATGCGTGACACGCCGCCGCCGAGTGTTCCCATCTTCCTCAACGTGGGCGTCGCACCCAACCAGCCCCGCGCGGCGAGATGCCTGGCGTTCGGCCATGCATTGCGCGCCGCGATCGAGCAGTTGCCGGACGACTTGCGCGTGGCGGTGCTGGCGTCTGGCGGCATGACGCATTTCGTCATCGACGAAGCGCTCGACCGACATGTACTGAATGCCTTCGCAGAATACGACGAAGCGGCACTGGCCGACATTTCGGAGCCGTACTTCAACGGCAACACTGCGGAGATCAAGAGCTGGTATCCGCTCGCCGCCGCAATGCACGACATCGACTGGCGCATGACCCTCGTGGACTACGTGCCGTGCTATCGCACCGAAGCCGGAACAGGTAACGCGATGGCATTCGCCTACTGGGCACCCGCGAAATAG
- a CDS encoding RraA family protein — protein sequence MTQQDKNVERAAALDTATLSDALDRLGIAGQCHLVKPRDSAYRMTGRAYTLQYGPASTPPGTVGDYIDDIPPGTVLVLDNGGREDCTVWGDILTEIAHRRGIAGTVIDGICRDVSLALELGYPLFSRGNWMRTGKDRVQVESVGVPVNIGNARVNPGDILRGDADGVIVIPAEHEAAVLDAAEAIDAAERHIREAVRGGKRLDDARKDLGYHQLQTRTR from the coding sequence ATGACACAACAAGATAAGAACGTCGAGCGCGCGGCCGCGCTCGATACCGCCACACTCAGCGATGCCCTGGATCGTCTCGGCATCGCCGGGCAATGCCATCTCGTCAAGCCGCGCGACAGCGCATACCGCATGACAGGGCGTGCCTACACCCTGCAGTACGGTCCGGCAAGCACGCCGCCGGGTACCGTGGGCGACTACATCGACGACATTCCACCGGGCACGGTGCTCGTACTCGATAACGGTGGCCGCGAAGACTGCACGGTGTGGGGCGACATCCTCACGGAAATCGCCCATCGCCGAGGCATCGCAGGCACGGTGATCGATGGCATCTGCCGCGACGTGTCGCTTGCCCTCGAGCTGGGCTATCCGCTCTTCAGCCGCGGCAACTGGATGCGCACCGGCAAGGATCGGGTGCAGGTCGAGTCGGTGGGCGTGCCGGTCAACATCGGCAATGCACGCGTGAATCCCGGCGACATTCTGCGCGGCGACGCCGACGGCGTGATCGTGATTCCCGCAGAACACGAAGCGGCCGTGCTCGATGCGGCCGAAGCGATCGACGCCGCAGAGCGCCACATCCGCGAGGCCGTGCGCGGTGGCAAACGCCTCGACGACGCGCGCAAGGATCTGGGCTATCACCAGTTGCAGACGCGCACGCGATAA
- a CDS encoding CobW family GTP-binding protein: MTAQPHLPRRMPITLLTGFLGSGKTTLLRALLAHPGMSDTAVIVNEFGEVGLDHLLVQTLDAHTVLLESGCVCCAVRDELSETLLSLQAQLHAGTIVPFSRVVIETSGLADPSAVVATLLRDPALCARFTLDAVIVTVDAAHAPLQLAQQPEAQRQVMLADRLLITKADLVDEAALDHLRTALSARNPAATQHTCDHGHISPAEVFGLGMHAAQNVADVTLRWHDADAPSPGRPERTSRPYRPICTTHGAQGCADCGPLTLLPGHETAHRSDVTAHCITLEAPFEWDVLSSWLGAVTFHHGDDLLRLKALVDVAGESGPVVIHGVQHRLHPPETLSSWPAQAADAIPERCSRFVFIMRSVPRDVLLAHLHEAQRVPT; this comes from the coding sequence ATGACAGCGCAGCCTCACCTGCCCCGTCGCATGCCGATTACGCTCCTCACGGGATTTCTCGGGAGCGGCAAGACCACGCTGCTGCGCGCGCTGCTCGCGCATCCGGGGATGAGCGATACGGCAGTGATCGTCAATGAGTTCGGGGAAGTCGGTCTCGACCATCTGCTGGTGCAGACCCTTGATGCGCACACCGTCCTGCTCGAAAGTGGCTGCGTGTGTTGTGCCGTGCGCGACGAATTGAGCGAAACCCTGCTGTCGCTGCAAGCACAGCTTCATGCGGGTACGATCGTGCCCTTCTCACGCGTGGTGATCGAGACCAGCGGCCTGGCCGACCCGAGTGCGGTTGTCGCAACGTTGCTGCGCGATCCGGCGCTCTGCGCGCGATTCACACTGGACGCAGTCATCGTGACGGTCGACGCCGCACATGCGCCTCTACAGCTCGCACAGCAGCCCGAGGCGCAGCGTCAGGTGATGCTGGCGGATCGGTTGCTGATCACCAAGGCAGACCTTGTGGACGAGGCCGCCCTCGACCACTTGCGCACTGCCCTGAGCGCGCGCAACCCCGCGGCGACGCAGCACACGTGCGATCATGGCCACATCTCGCCAGCGGAAGTGTTCGGGCTCGGCATGCACGCGGCGCAAAACGTCGCTGATGTGACACTGCGCTGGCACGACGCCGATGCGCCGTCCCCGGGCCGTCCGGAGCGAACATCGCGCCCGTACCGACCGATCTGCACCACGCACGGCGCGCAAGGTTGCGCCGACTGCGGACCACTCACGTTACTGCCCGGCCATGAAACCGCTCACCGCAGCGATGTCACCGCGCATTGCATCACATTAGAGGCGCCATTCGAATGGGATGTCCTGAGCAGTTGGCTCGGCGCGGTGACATTCCATCACGGCGACGATCTGCTGCGTCTGAAGGCGCTGGTGGACGTTGCCGGGGAATCCGGCCCGGTGGTCATACATGGCGTGCAGCACCGGCTGCATCCGCCCGAGACGCTGTCGTCATGGCCCGCACAAGCGGCCGACGCCATTCCCGAACGATGCTCACGCTTCGTCTTCATCATGCGCAGCGTGCCCCGCGACGTCTTGCTCGCGCATCTTCACGAAGCGCAGCGCGTACCCACATAG
- a CDS encoding Rieske 2Fe-2S domain-containing protein: MLSRQDNETLTRVGPGTPMGDLFRRFWLPALLSEEIAERDGAPVRLRLLCEDLVAFRDTQGRVGIVDAYCAHRRAGLFFGRNEECGLRCVYHGWKFDVNGQCVEMPSEPHENPQTHNVRIKAYLTAERNGVVWVYMGPRESVPALPDFEWSRLPERQHTATKRLQSCNWAQAVEGGIDSSHISFLHSRTESVAGAPSNPYHASDRHPVFEVSDADYGLVIAARRHARPGTYYWRVTQFLLPCYTMIPPVGNFDESSQEPYDGHAWVPIDDETTWTWSFSASPARTYRDEEIAFRGGRKGFWGPVDEGYQPLLHRGNDYGIDRARQRTSNFTGIEGIPNQDAAVQESMGPLVDRTQERLGASDRGIVRFRRLMLKLARDLAQGRVPACANDATLYNVRPVSMLLPQDTPVLDGAAALLRGASAPGH, translated from the coding sequence ATGCTTTCCAGGCAAGACAACGAAACACTCACGCGCGTTGGACCGGGCACGCCCATGGGCGACCTGTTCCGCCGCTTCTGGTTGCCCGCGCTGCTCTCGGAGGAGATTGCCGAGCGTGACGGTGCACCGGTCAGGCTGCGCCTGCTCTGCGAAGACCTCGTCGCGTTTCGCGACACGCAGGGACGCGTCGGCATCGTGGACGCCTACTGCGCGCATCGTCGTGCCGGACTCTTCTTCGGACGCAATGAGGAATGCGGCTTGCGCTGCGTCTATCACGGCTGGAAGTTCGACGTGAACGGCCAATGTGTGGAGATGCCGTCCGAGCCGCACGAAAATCCGCAGACGCATAACGTGCGCATCAAGGCCTATCTCACTGCCGAGCGCAACGGTGTCGTGTGGGTCTACATGGGGCCGCGCGAATCGGTGCCAGCGTTGCCCGACTTCGAATGGTCGCGGCTGCCCGAGCGTCAGCACACGGCGACCAAGCGACTGCAATCGTGCAACTGGGCGCAGGCGGTCGAGGGCGGCATCGATTCGAGCCATATCTCGTTCCTGCACAGCCGCACGGAATCGGTCGCTGGCGCGCCGAGCAATCCGTATCACGCATCGGATCGTCATCCTGTATTCGAGGTGAGCGATGCGGATTACGGGCTGGTGATCGCTGCGCGGCGTCATGCCAGACCGGGCACGTATTACTGGCGTGTCACGCAGTTCCTGCTGCCTTGTTACACCATGATTCCGCCCGTTGGAAATTTCGACGAATCTAGTCAGGAGCCCTACGACGGTCACGCGTGGGTACCCATCGACGACGAGACCACGTGGACATGGTCGTTCAGCGCGAGTCCTGCGCGCACGTATCGCGATGAAGAGATCGCGTTCCGGGGCGGACGCAAGGGCTTCTGGGGGCCGGTGGACGAGGGTTATCAGCCGCTGCTGCATCGTGGCAATGACTACGGCATCGACCGCGCACGTCAGCGCACCTCCAACTTCACCGGTATCGAGGGCATTCCGAATCAGGACGCCGCTGTGCAGGAGAGCATGGGGCCGCTCGTCGACCGCACGCAGGAACGTCTGGGCGCTTCGGATCGCGGCATCGTGCGCTTTCGTCGGCTGATGCTCAAGCTCGCCCGCGATCTGGCGCAGGGGCGGGTGCCTGCGTGCGCCAACGACGCGACGCTCTACAACGTGCGTCCCGTCTCGATGCTGCTACCGCAAGACACGCCCGTGCTCGACGGCGCGGCGGCGCTGCTACGCGGCGCATCGGCACCCGGGCATTGA
- a CDS encoding RraA family protein — translation MNASADAVSRLRKLDACAVSDALDKLGLPSTVCHLPQRSGARRIAGRAVTVKLVAAADAPPTTGAPRHLGTTAVMQAGSDDIIVVEQRTGLDAGSWGGILSLAAVQRGVAGVVADGPVRDIDEARDYDLPVFCRALTARTARARVAEAGTNVPICVDGVDVHPGDYVIADNSAVVFVTASEIERVLAAAEQIAAREAAMAKALLAGQPVTDVMGANYEHMLHDGAA, via the coding sequence ATGAACGCTTCTGCCGACGCCGTCTCCCGACTGCGAAAACTCGATGCCTGTGCGGTATCGGATGCCCTCGACAAACTCGGTCTGCCCAGTACCGTCTGCCATCTGCCGCAACGCTCGGGCGCAAGACGCATTGCCGGGCGCGCGGTGACGGTGAAGCTGGTGGCGGCCGCCGATGCGCCGCCGACGACCGGCGCACCGCGCCACCTGGGCACGACGGCGGTCATGCAGGCTGGCTCGGACGACATCATCGTCGTGGAGCAACGCACCGGACTCGACGCAGGGAGTTGGGGCGGCATTCTCTCGCTGGCGGCCGTGCAGCGCGGCGTGGCCGGTGTGGTTGCCGATGGTCCGGTGCGCGATATCGACGAGGCGCGCGACTACGACCTGCCGGTGTTCTGTCGGGCACTGACGGCACGCACAGCGCGCGCTCGCGTGGCCGAGGCGGGGACCAACGTGCCCATATGCGTGGATGGCGTGGATGTCCATCCGGGCGACTACGTGATCGCGGACAACAGCGCTGTGGTCTTCGTGACGGCGAGCGAGATCGAGCGCGTGCTGGCCGCTGCCGAGCAGATCGCGGCACGTGAGGCCGCGATGGCGAAGGCGCTGCTCGCCGGGCAGCCCGTGACCGATGTCATGGGGGCGAACTACGAGCACATGCTGCACGACGGCGCGGCATAA
- a CDS encoding hypothetical protein (extradiol catechol dioxygenase that catalyzes the oxidative cleavage of substituted catechols; part of the bacterial aromatic compound degradation pathway), which translates to MAEIVLCMGTSHGPMLSTPPADWDLRVRADRAEPAHPYRGATYSFDELTALRAAEDIEAKVTLPAREAHAARCAAALGVMAKALADAAPDVVVIVGNDQREVFGPAITPALWLFGGETVFDEPVSAARLAKMPPGISISSAAIKPGTRTEYPAHAPLARHLATAFTGSGHDITISTEVPQRGNDGPTGMPHAFGFVYQRLMHGNVPPHVPIMLNTFYPPNQPRATRCVDLGLALRDALAAWPDDVRVAVIASGGLSHFVIDEAFDHALLDAIRRRDTAYLREIDESLLQSGTSEVKNWLPVIAAANAGQMTMQLVDYVPCYRSAAGTGNAMGFVLWHPTK; encoded by the coding sequence ATGGCTGAGATCGTGCTGTGCATGGGAACCTCGCACGGGCCGATGCTCTCGACCCCGCCCGCAGACTGGGATCTGCGCGTACGTGCCGACCGTGCCGAACCGGCGCATCCGTATCGCGGTGCGACTTACAGTTTCGACGAACTGACTGCGTTGCGCGCCGCCGAAGACATTGAGGCGAAAGTGACGTTGCCCGCACGTGAGGCGCATGCCGCGCGCTGTGCGGCGGCGCTCGGCGTGATGGCGAAAGCGCTCGCCGACGCGGCACCGGACGTCGTCGTGATCGTGGGCAACGATCAGCGTGAAGTGTTCGGCCCAGCGATCACACCGGCCCTGTGGCTCTTCGGCGGCGAGACAGTGTTCGACGAACCGGTCAGCGCCGCGCGACTCGCGAAGATGCCGCCGGGCATCTCGATCTCGTCGGCCGCGATCAAGCCGGGCACGCGCACGGAGTACCCGGCGCACGCGCCGCTCGCACGCCATCTGGCGACGGCGTTCACCGGTAGCGGGCACGACATCACGATCTCGACGGAAGTCCCGCAGCGCGGCAACGACGGTCCGACCGGTATGCCGCACGCGTTCGGCTTCGTCTACCAGCGGCTCATGCACGGCAACGTGCCGCCGCATGTGCCGATCATGCTCAACACGTTCTATCCGCCCAACCAGCCGCGTGCGACGCGTTGCGTCGATCTCGGGCTGGCGTTGCGCGACGCCCTCGCGGCCTGGCCAGACGACGTGCGCGTTGCCGTAATCGCTTCGGGCGGACTGAGCCACTTCGTCATCGACGAGGCGTTCGACCACGCACTGCTCGACGCCATTAGGCGTCGCGACACCGCGTACCTGCGCGAGATCGACGAATCGCTGCTGCAATCGGGCACCTCGGAAGTGAAGAACTGGCTGCCTGTCATTGCGGCGGCCAATGCCGGGCAGATGACCATGCAGTTGGTCGACTACGTGCCGTGCTACCGCTCGGCGGCGGGCACGGGCAACGCCATGGGCTTCGTGCTCTGGCATCCGACGAAGTAG
- a CDS encoding FadR/GntR family transcriptional regulator — MSREKAETPVWKLGRAESTAMRVERQIKEALLDGHFAPGDFLGSENDLATQFGVSRLPIREALGRLQALGVVDIRTGAGGGARIAQGNPALFSEALAIQLKLVGMSAEEIFDAQYTIEVAVAGLAAQAATAEDIETLEVALENAQALVGTQHEFTQASMAFRNAVARASHNHFLEAMMQAIVHVLYRSLTPYTTETVAKGVIKRHRELLNAIRARNDDAARQVVSQNLNVLREKYLAARDAAAKTAAKR; from the coding sequence ATGTCACGCGAAAAAGCAGAAACACCCGTCTGGAAACTCGGCCGCGCCGAATCGACCGCCATGCGCGTCGAACGTCAGATCAAGGAGGCATTGCTCGACGGGCACTTCGCCCCGGGTGATTTCCTTGGCTCGGAGAACGACCTCGCCACGCAGTTCGGCGTGAGCCGTCTGCCGATTCGCGAAGCGTTGGGGCGTCTGCAGGCGCTGGGGGTCGTCGACATTCGCACGGGCGCCGGTGGCGGCGCACGCATCGCGCAAGGCAATCCTGCGCTCTTCTCGGAAGCACTCGCCATTCAGCTCAAGCTGGTTGGGATGTCCGCCGAAGAGATCTTCGACGCGCAGTACACGATAGAAGTCGCCGTCGCCGGACTGGCCGCGCAAGCCGCGACCGCCGAAGACATCGAGACGCTTGAAGTCGCGCTCGAGAACGCGCAGGCGCTGGTCGGCACGCAGCATGAATTCACGCAAGCGTCGATGGCGTTCCGCAATGCCGTGGCCCGCGCGTCGCACAACCATTTCCTCGAAGCGATGATGCAGGCGATCGTGCACGTGTTGTATCGCTCGCTCACCCCGTACACGACGGAGACCGTCGCCAAGGGCGTGATCAAGCGTCACCGCGAACTGCTCAACGCCATTCGCGCACGCAACGACGACGCCGCACGTCAGGTCGTGTCGCAAAACCTCAACGTGCTGCGCGAGAAGTATCTCGCCGCACGCGACGCCGCCGCCAAGACCGCTGCCAAGCGCTAA